The genomic stretch TATGCAGACATGCATTTTGTGCTCTAGAGGCATAGCTGTCTGCTCAAGACTAGCTGCTCTAACTGAAAACGCCTCCTGGCTCCATTATGCTCTTTTAAAACTGCAATTTTACATTTCACCAGAATGCAAATTATGAAGCAATTAGATTTCACCGGGAGAACAGAACATTCTCATGCCTACCATTTTGCAACTTTacatcagagaaagaaaagttttcatcagagggagaaagactAGAGCTCACTAAGTGATTTGCAGCCCTCAACAAGCTCATGTTTTGACACTAATGTGTCTTTATCAGAGTCAAAATGGACAAGACAAGAGGCAGACATATACACAACCTAGAGTAGAACTTACACTATAGTTATTTTTCAACTACTGGGTAACTTTTCTATTATTAAAGGGTATGTAGGTCTACTAAGCAATAATCTTGATGTTTGGGAGGAATGCTTTGATGTACTgactactgtgtgtgttgtgtggtgGACATTCGAAAACACCGGTGGTGTTACTCATTAATTTTCGCACTGGCAGAATGAGAGGAACATATTCGGCTttgttacaaagtgcttcatttTGGGGCCTTACATACACTCTACGATGGCACTggtgttgtttttcctgctgtgatcTCAGAATTAACAAAATGGTAACCTTCACAAGTGTTGCCATGTTTATTGCTTGCATTATGAAAATCTTGAAAGTTCTATACAGTCTGAGTTCTGTGGTGCATTCTCTAGTGGTATCGTCCAGTACCACGCTTAGGCTAGTATGTGAACAAGTATGTTCACCACGCAGCCATTTATCTGCACAAATGTGTGATTAAACAGTGTATCTAGTGTAATAATTCAGGTTATTCAGGCAGGTAGCAGTTCCCCATATGCAGATGAATCATTTTATACCATACTAGTATTATCTGAAGAAAGTTGAATTCtgccatatatatatatatatattaattacTTAACAGAAATAATagtttgtgaaatgaaagtgtttactcagttaaaaaaaacaaaaacaaaaaacaaagccatgAATGTGCCTCCAGTAGGTATGCTGGTGACAGCAAGTCTTCAGTATCCATGACTATACACTATCCCCTGGCTGGACCTTTGTACTGAAGTAAACGCATAGATGTACCCTGTATCTATTTATAAGTACCCCAAAATTATAAAGAAACAATGtagtttgcttgtttgtttgtagcATAATAAGGTCATAAATAAAACCATATCAAATATCTTAAGTGATGCAGAGGTATGCTTTCCATCTTCCCTCAAATGTCCAGATTTTTGCTCAGTTTTATGGTCATACTGTTGCATACTTTGCAATAGTAATAGAATAGGTacccaataataataataataaataagtaaCAACTGGAGTATAAATTCTGTCTAAATTCCTTCCTATCGTCCAGATTATTGCTCAGTGGGTCATACATATGTAGGTCATACTGGAACAATAGAATAGTTATCCAGTAGTTAAAAGGTAAGGATAGTATAAATTCTTTGTGAGATCCTAAAGTGTTGACCCCTTATTCCCTAACAGAATATCATGTTCCCCAGTACCTACAAATATATACTGGTACATACAGCGCTGGTACACTGTTAGTACAAAGGATTGCAACGTAACTCCGGGGGTTATTACGCTGGATGTTACGGCTATAATCTAAAGCATCTAATATCAAGAAATGTTCAGTGGCAACAAACATTATTGAACgtcatttgtttttatccaAAGATCTTCATTTAAGTATTTTCTTCCTTCCAGCTACGTTTGTCATGGAGATTAGTGTGGAGCATGATAAGAGAACAGGCAAAAGTCAGGTGGTGTCTACAGCAACCATCACCCCAGAAACCATCCAGGACAGGGGGCTGAAGGTGTACGATGATGGGCGCAAGTGTGTATATGCACTGCACCCAGACGGAGGCAAAATGCTCAGTGGGGCAGTTGGAGAGATGACGCCCACAGACGTGGAAGAGCTGCTGCATCAGGCCACAGATAAGAACATACCCACTGAGGTGCAGTATCATCAACCTGTCTATTCTGTACCCTACACAGGGGGGAGTAGGCCCTCAACGCCAAAGACaccaaataaaacactgcagcaaaccCCAACACCCAGCCCTAGCCCCTTGCAGAGCACAATCTCATTCAGAAATGAAGCTCAAatctgcagagaggaaaaccaGAAGAGTCAAGACCTGGAGGGATGGAAAACCCTGAGCAAAACTCCCAGCCCGAACTTCATCCAACAAGACTCTATGTCAAAATTGCAAAGACCAGGAGAAGAAGCCAAGCTGCCCTACTCTTGCATTCCAGGACAATCAAACAGTGACTCGCAtcaaatttcacctcctccctccaaaACTCCACAAGGACTCACCAACAGCAGAATAGATGTGAACAATCCAAGCCCAGCAGCTCTTGTCTCAGTCAAAGCCAGGTCTGAAGGAATGCCAGCACCCATACAGCCCCATTATAGGGATGTGGATGGCTGTAGTCCTTCACTAGCCAGCCGTGAGTCCAAAGTTGATCCTGATGCCTTGATAGGGAGTTCAGGTAATTTTAACCCACACTTGCCTTTCTCTGCAAAGAATATCGCCTCTCTGAACCTTACCAACACACTGCCAGAAGGACTAAAATCAGAACCAGTTACCATGATATTCATGGGCTATGAGAAtgctgaggatgaggaagaagaagacatccAAGCTGAGCTGGTGATTATAGGCAacagtgatgataatgatgataatgatgatcatgatgatgatgattatgaggcccaatatattaaaaatgaaagtgatgagGAGTGTCTCTCATACCACCCTGAGGGATACAAAAGTAAGGTCTTCCAACCCAAAATTGGTATTGCCAAGGTTACAGGCTGCAGAGACATTATTGATGACACCTATACAAAATGGGATGATTTAGGGCTCCACAAACCAACTTTCATCCACAAGCCTGGAAAACACAGTCCGTACCTGCAGGGACAGGGGTTGGATGAGTCAGCAAACAAAGGCAGCATTAATATGGAGAAAATGAAGCTCTGTTCCACAGGAAGATAAGACGGAACTTCATCTGTTGCTGAGAAACTGGGTCAGTGAAGAAGGAATGTACAAATACATATTAGGGGATTTGTTAGGTGATTCTGTCTTGCTGTTTTTATTACTTTCTAGCCCTTCACCATGTATTTCCATGGTTCATAGGTTTGAACAtattgtgtgtgtaaatgcataACTAGCTGCCATAACCTACAGTGCTTCTTAGCCTTACTCCAGATACATTTCCTATTGCAATAGGAAGGCAACAACTTTTTTATGAGTCATTTGTTGCAAAAACTTAATCTTGACATGTCACTGCTTTGTCTTCAAAGCCACAAACATTGTGTCAGTCCTTTGCTTCTGTGATTcttaaagctttattgccaCCCCCTGGCATTTTAGTTTcattacacagtcacattaacATGGGCACAGAGATTGTCAAATCCTGGAGTTTTTGATAACGCTGTCTCAAATTATATACTTTATAAATGGTCTAAAAatagatacaaaaaaaaaaaaaaaaaaaaaaaaaaccctattAATGATTTATAAGTTACTATAAAGCCATTTTGAACACCTTGGAGGTTGCCAGAGGTGGAATCCCTTTTCACTGCCATATAACCTCCTCCAGTATAAATTGCCTTGACTCTTTACTTCACCAGAAAGACCCTTTGAAAGGACAGCTAGAGCACATACATTAATGAGTACTTGTGGTAGAAGTAACCTTTATTAATGCCTTACTAAGATGCTTAACAGCAGGGCTTATTTTAAAGTGTGTGACCAATGACCTTTTAACTGCAAACCTTATAGTTAAATTCACAATCATTAATGACTCACTTTCTAACAGCTATTAAGTCTGAAATTGTGAAGGTTAATAAATTCTTAATAAATTGATTTTGGTGTGACTGCAGTACTTAGACAGAGATAGTTatgctgtgacacacacactttcaattTGGTCTGGGTTACTAGTGTTCTTCTAATTTCGTGTaggcagtttgtgtttgtcccttTCCTGTTTCACATAACTATGGCCTTGTGTACGAAGCCAGTCTAAGTCAGGTGCCACAGTTTCTGACTTCAACCTCATCCTGCACCTTTGGGATGAGATGGAACACTGACTGTGGGCCAGGCCTTATCACCCAATGTCAGTGTCCTCACTCATGCTACTGTGActaaatgggagcaaatccctgcagccagatTTCAACAATAGCAGGAAAATCTGTAACCAGAAGAGTGGTATAGGATGCCATAGTAGCACATTAATACACATGGTGCCAGAATCACATGTTCACTTATCACATATGAGAGGAATGTTCAGGTGTACACATGCTTTGTCATATAGTGTACACAGCATTAATAAATCATGTATTTACCATTAATAAAGCTATTTGCAACATCTTCGAAACATTCAGCAAGTATGGCTCTCGTGAagttgtgcttttctttttttttcagatgaagGTGTACAGTGATCATGATGTGGTTTTGTTTGATATTCTACTGTGACAGTGTAAACTAACTGACCAATGTGCTGTTACTTCCCTGtgattaaaatgatttcatcaTCAACTAATCAtaacagtgttgtttttgtacatcAAAAGACTTCCCATCATTCATCTGACTGCTGCCTGTCATATAACCAAAGGTCTGTTTGATATTAGTCACTTGTATTCACCACCAAAGCCAGTCCAATTACAAGATCAAGACAGATATGTCTAAGAATAATTTTAATTACACtacattaaaataatgaattaatggtaTAAATAGGGCACATGAAAATGCTTATAAAgaggtgtgcatgtgtatgtctgAGCTCCTCTGCATAAAGCCAGGACAGCAGGTTTGTTCTGAATCATGTTGGCATGGACACAAGGACGAACAGCTGAGTGAATTGAATTGCTGAGTGAATGCTGTTGTTCTGTTCCTCATGTAAAACACTTGTCCTTGGTTGCTTTTtggtcctctctgtgtctctctgtggcattatgaaaaacatggaggagggtggaaaaAAACGAGGTGGCACTTCAGACATCATGCTTAAAGGATACAGTTACATAACAGCAATTTCTTATGTAAGACAAGACCTGAAAAGTGAGAAACCTTGGGCATGCCATTGTTATTACTGTCACCGAAATTCAATATCCAcggtgtgtctgtctttctctttgctgGAAGAGTGTTCTTAACCACTGTGTGAATATATTCCACCGTCATTCTAACAGGAATGCACATacactgttggaaaaaaaaaaaaaaaaaaaaaaaaacctggaaaaaaatattaaatttctTTGGCTGATAATCGTCGAGGATTGATTAGAGTTAATAACACATTGTGCATGCAGTTCGCAATTCCTTTCTGTACAGCCTTAAAATCCATGAGAAATGGTAACCTCAACCTTTTtttgacttttcctttttcttttactgATCTGAACATCTGTGGCTAAGGTTTGGTTAACCACTTGGTTAAgattagggaaagatcatggccATGTTTAAAAGTTACACACTGTGTTGACCCATTCATCCACTGCaacctcctctctgttctttcaATGTTATTTTCAGTCCGGTGAGCACCACAAAATTAAATCAGCTGGGTTTATAGCTCTTAATAGAAGGGAGGTactgtttttcagtatttttgcCAATGACAGGTGATAGACACATGCTACCATTCTGTAATGAGATGTAGAAGCGGCATTGATTAACTGAATGGTTGCTTaatttggaaatgtgtttttaatttggaAAAACATAGGAGTTAATTACGTCATTGATGCGAGAAGCAAGCTACTACAATGGGCTTGTTTGTTGTCTGGGCTTTATACCAAGATATCACAAGTGATGAACTGatttcacagacacatttaagCATTAAAATTATACATGTAACACATtttggttcagttttgttttgcctttcaAATATGTCAAAATTCCCCAGTGAAACAACAGGTGTGGGCATGTTGGCCAGAAGTGAGTGATTTAATGCAATGAAGGTAGATGCATTAGTTATGTATTTGTATGCTAAGCTTAATATACTGCTAAAAACACAACCCATAATGTCATCTAATTGTATTGCACTTTTGTACAATTCTTGCAGCGTTAGCAGTGACCACACCTGTAGGGCTGCAACTGCAACTCTCACATCCCATGACAGTGTCAAAAACTTTGTAACAATGGCCCGATGTGTCAAGTCTGCAACAGCAGAGGTAATTAAGTAGATTTACTGAAACACTGTAGTTAAGTATagtttgaagtacttgtactttacttgattatttccattttatgcttctTTATACTCTTACCTCACAACATTTTACTGAACTATAGTACCCCTCTAAACTTCTCATATGGTTCCATTTGGATAACTGTTTGAGGCTTAAAGAGGTCAAATAAGAGAACTCTGGAGAAAAGTccaagtgtctttttttttttttatttgctttgctATTTTCCAGTGTTGTAGTTTCCCCAGGGGGGAAAAAGTCAGTCTAATATAATGTTAAATACTATGTGTATGATGATATAAACTGAATCTTTTATGCTTAAGAGATTCAAAAGGGGAAATATAAATCAGGTCTGCAGTAACTTATTTCAAATCCAAGAAAACATAATGAGTCAATAATAACAATGTGAAAGGGATATATGGAAGTGATGGAAATACATGGAATTATCACCTGATTCCACAACTCCACTCAGCTTACGGAGGTACATCACAAGTTTCAGatcattgtttagctgtctggTTCTTAACTCCACTTTTTACtgattcactctcactgctctcatagtgtAGTTTTCGGGCAGAATATGcatctgttttcagagaaaaagctctaaaaacccactgcacactacctgcacagcagcaaacagctaGAGACAGAGACTAACTtgtgaacaaagtggagcatttagcagctaaagagacaaaTATTGTCCTCAGGAGTTGGCAGAGACCAGTTACAGAGCTAAAccagagtgaatattggacttacatcCAGGTGGATGCAAACATGTCTCTAAGTGAATGACGATGTTGCCCCATAACTGTgggatgtgtaaataagcaactgtttgctaacaactTCACCATGTCAAAAGGTGTTGATATGTCAATGTTATattcacaacttgtttctaCTGCCACCAAATGGACAAAAAAGAGCACAGATTTAAGTTTTAAATTTTTAAGTCTaacaattaaaacatttcaacatttacaaTTCTTTTTCTTATAATTACTAACTTAAACTCAACCACCACCAAATCTCTGGCAGGAATTTTATATGCAGTGATACATACTGTCATTCTACATGCTTAGTGTTGTTTCAGGTCATTAGGTAATGAGTGATAAAGTGTTCCTGATGGGACAAAATGTTGTCAGCGTTCAGGTTCACCACCTGAACGCTGAGATGTGCATCAGATGTTTTGCTTGTGGGATTAACTGTCGAACAGTGTGAAGAGTTATAAAAAGAGAATGaagtataaaaaaaatctatgttgccaattgtaaaaaaaaaaaacaaaaaaaaaacaaagaaagacagaaaaaaaaaatgttgagtgAGGATCTGTGATCCAGACTAcaacacattttgtcatgttcTTCATACAGGTTCTTTCAGGAGACAGAAACtaaattcatgtgttttgttttaagtagcaggaaaacagacaaatgattTTTCTACTACTGTATAACACCAACTCATCAACTGATTATTTACATGTAGGTGTAAtttaaaagaaatggaaatgaggatGAATTGCTACAAGCAGAGACATCAGCAAGTGATTCAAATCAATCCCGCTGCAGGATAGAATGCCTGTATGAGCTCTCGATGAGCTTCTCtctgcctgagtgtgtgtttatcagagAAAGCTCAAGTATTGGCTGCCTCAAATACACCCCCCCTTTCACCAGCCGTCCAATCAGAGGCAGTAGCAGCCAGCAATGCTGCCAGTGTGAGGCTGCActcagaaacagagcagaatcTTCTGCATTAGACCGCCACACAGTCTCAGGTAGGTCcattaacacatacacacacatacatacacacacacaaacacacgcacacacacacacacacacacacacacacattcaaaagtttacaaaatattttcctttgtttcagaTTATAGATCCACACTGCATTATCTATTGCGGCTGCTAAAATGGAAATCAAGTATTGATGTGAATGGAGGGATGCCGCAAGCCTCTCAGCAGAGTTATTGGGTTAATAACATGCTGTGTACCGACTAGCTGCagtcgtctgtgtgtgtgtgtgtctgtctgtgtgtgggctTGGAGGGTATGAATAAGCGGTGAGGTTAAACTGCCCTTGCATGGAGTAGAtaaatgtttatatttttgaCACGATTTTTTCAATTTGACTTAAGATGCTGCTATTAGCTGATTAAATACTACTTTAAAAGAGCTGGCTGGcttaaatgtaaacattttatcTGACTAGCAATATCTAGCCATAAAGATAGCTTTGGTTGCATTTGTTCATATCTGGAGATATCTGTCTTTGtgaaaatatatgtttttgtaatttgtgAAATGAGCCTTTGAGTCGTTCCATTTGGTCTTTGTATGTATCCAGTATTATGCACTGAACAAAACTCCCGCAAGTATTTCATTCAGCATATtccagtatttccatttcatttagTTGAGCAATTGAGTTTACACGATATAAAGGCATTcctgaaaagcagcatttctgtgtttgtcatccTTAGCGCTGATAATGCACTGTGACCTAAGGTTTCAACTATTTGGAAAAAAGAGAAGTTAAAGAATTCTGATTAATTAGTTGTCTGAATATGCTGAGTAGGCTCTTTAATGAAGGGTAGGGTTAGGTTTGGGTGAAAACGCAGTGCTCTTGGGGGAGCACTGCGAGGagcacgggctctcgggggtTAGGTTTGGGTGACTATCAGCTCCAAGCCTTTTGATTCCTattgaagacataaatctttaaataCACCTCACAAATATAAagttttattattaaataagGCTCggtaatttcctaaaacagctggccTCTGTAGTTTTGATCAAACAGTACTGCAACAGCAGGAAAGTACATTTGTTGtagactattttcagcagcggattaatccacatttggtgccGTATTGAATATCATGGTCAGCGTGAAGATGTATGTGGGATTGAATcaaaactacagtgtgtgtgtgctcatggtAGTAAAAGAACATTTCACCCACTGCAACAATGTAGCTTGCTTAGTTTTTAAACAATGGAGAGGAAAATATAGATTATCGACAGCCTTACCTCGGAATACATAATGAATGCTTTATGCTCACTTCACTGGTGCTTACTGCTGAATAGACAGTATAAAATGATGGTGTTATAAATGCAGTTTAGCCTGCGGCTGTCTTGCACAGACCACTGCAATGATTGCGTGTGAATTCTTAGTGTAGAGAGAAATGGCGTTTTCAAGGCTTTCACAACTACAAAATGGAAACTCTTACATTTGTCACTGCCAGTGTGCGACAAAGACttacatgtgtgcacacacacacaaagacaaaacacacacatgcagacacagagcatcTCAGAGGGATAAGAATCTATCAAAGAGATATACTCTTACATGGATTATCCCTCAGAGTGAACTTCAACGACTGACTGTCCTATTTGTCTCCTCTGTTAGGCTGAAGCTTTGCGTACAACtgagtgcagtgtttgtgtgtgtagccatgtattactcatatTGTCGGGACATTAATCTGTTTACCCAGTAACATTGTGGAGACTCActttccttatggggacaaaacacaagtccctgtaattcagggttagggttagggtacgtctccagaaaatgaatgtaagagtatgaaaaaaaaaaaaaaaattatagaaacattacagtgtttgtgtatgtgtgtgtgtgtgtgtgtgtgtgtgtgtgtgtgtgtctgtgtgtgtgtgtgtgtgtgtctgtgtgtaggtGGTTGAGGGTGTTATAATGaaagaataatgtttctcactttctgctgctctgaagacagagaaagccctgacagccctcaTCTCTTCATGTAGTGCTGACAGGTTAAAATACAGTTAGAAGAAATCAGACAGTGCTAATGGAGGGTAAACACACTCAGTAAATTCATTATCTTTTATGGTGGAATACAGTTTACCTAGTTTGTGTAGCTCCATCTAAATCATGATGGAATGAATTCAGAACAGAAGTTATTGCTGTTTTGATGATTTGTGCCTAGACTGTCCAGACTggacaggcttttattttcctcataTCTTTAACACTAGAGAAAAGACTTTCATATCCAGTAGATTTAAAAAGGCTGAAAGAAGCCTTTCCATGTGTGACAAAGCATGTTGCACATTTCAAACTTCCACTGCTGCTACATAAACTCCATTCCACTGATACAAGAGATGCCTTTATCTCCAGGATTTAAACAGAAGATTTTCACCCCCCATTTCGTAGAGATGTCAGACCTTGAATTTGGAAGAAAACAACCTGATCATGCTGCCCACCTCACAACCTCAATGTGATATTCCAGCCCATTCCAGGACATCACATACAGTGGcattgctagggtctcttggggctccaagcaagaaatccctggggcccccagCCCATCTGTGCACGCTGCAAAAATTTGGtctttgcacacataaatgcacaatttgcaggacatttgagatgaacactgaaaaaatagattagtggttctcaaagtgaggtccaggggCCAtcagaggtccctgaaagcccaggcctatcaataatcattgttgtaaataagtggcgggggggctccaagcaacttCCTGGCTTGTCTGTctgcaagccccgcccctgatGACATACCTATGCTTGTCATGCCCCTCAGTATGAGACACCCTGGGTTTCAGCTAACTCCACTGGAGGAAAgtagggtggatggatgggtgaaaCAAACACGTGACTTTCATCCAGGAGCCCAGGGCTCctgtgagaaaacaaaagcGGACAGTCATTTTGAGATTTGTCACAGGCCCCtgtgataataaaaacaaactgtagcTCACCAGAATAACAACAGTATCAGTTGTTTGTTTAAACACTTCAAATAACCTATGTTTACAATTCCCTCACAACAAATAAAGATGGAAGAGGTGTAATATTGATATTAGCACCACAAATTAATGAATGGACGTCAGTCTTCTCACACTGGGGACTACAGTTCGCATCAGtcaacattgttttcttttaaccaCAGCTTTTGTCTAACCATAACTGTTTTTTAACCATGATGTGATGACCCTGTCTGGACAGGCTGCCAGGTAGTTGGGTTAGTATGTCCAAACTAAGCCAACAACATAGTGTTTTATCAAAATCTTCTCCAGAATATATGAATTACGAACACTGGCTTGATGTTTCAGCATGTACAAGGTCAACAGAGTTTTAACAGAATGATGATGTAAACTGCACAGTGAGAATACATTTaagctgtgtttccactgcCAGAACTTTCTCAGGGGACTAGGAACCTTCAGAGGAACTCTGTGCATTTCCACTGCAGGGACCAGGTTCTAAATTAAAGTAATTATTTTACCCCTAAAAAGTCCCTGCTTGGAGGGTAGTTCTTTCCCAAGGAAGAGAAACTCTGGGGGTGGTGCCTGCAGAGCTGAACATTTCTAATTAGTCAAAAACTTGCAGGATTTTCAGGCCAATCACAGCCAGCCTTCTCTTGAGCCGTGGCAATGTAAgactttaatttcttttttttttgcagataaaTAAATAGTTGTGGAGCCAAATGTTTGTGTAGTTGTTGTTCttgtaaatatgaaaacaatgaaaacattgtttcatttactGCTCCTATTTATTCATCACAACTTCAACAGTTATATGCATGCTGAAGGTCGGAGAAACAGTCATGTTGACTTAATGAATATTTCAGCAGTAAGGAAGACAGTGTGCCAGAGTTCTTTTCGATCAAAAGTTGCACCTTTTCTTCTTGTAAATTTAAAAGCCTTGCTTTAAACTATCTTAATAAAAAATATGATCGATGTAATCAGGTAAAGGTAGTCAGTAATGGCTGACCACAAATTCTAAACACTTAAAACTGTACTATCATATATGTCAAAAGGCAATACCATATTCTAATATTTTCAATTCTGTGAGGAGGTAGTGGCTGTCAGTTTCATTATTATACACCTTCAGCAGACTAATCTGACTCATTGACGAGACTGTCTACACCTCAATTGGGTGAAGGAATTTTCTGGTTCCTTGAAAAGTATCATGACATAAAACTTCTGGGTGTTTTGATGGAAATGGGGCTTTAAATTCACTGTAAGTATCCCCAACCCAGTTACAGACACCAGGATTCTTGTTAGCAAGAATTCAGCTTGGACTGCAGAAAGCCAACCATTTCATGTAAAGACACtcgctgttgttgctgttttagtAGCACATCACAATGCACTGAGGGTTATTTCTTTGAACAAAGTCAGCAGAGTTGCAGACTAATGGAAAATGTGGAAACAGGACTCCAAAAGTCATGCAGAAAGCTGCTTTGGCTTCTGCCTGGCTTTGACTTTGGTTGTGCTTGGcttcttttttaataaaatataataaaaagatTTCAAGCAACaactgcttcattttttttcttagtcCTTACTTGAGCTGAGTTTTGAAAATGTTCCTCACCTTAATCAGGTCATTTTTGTTCCTAAACATAACTAAAGCATAAGCATAGAGGTTTTGTGTTGGTCACTTGTAAAAGATTTACAGGGCAATGACAAACCACATGAAAGACATGCTGCCTGTATATTATGACATCAAAACTGCCATTTTAGCCTCTGTTAATGTGAAAATCATGACTCCATGTGCAGAACA from Chaetodon auriga isolate fChaAug3 chromosome 21, fChaAug3.hap1, whole genome shotgun sequence encodes the following:
- the LOC143314477 gene encoding palmdelphin-like — protein: MPAKTAPIHEPGSEEPKKATFVMEISVEHDKRTGKSQVVSTATITPETIQDRGLKVYDDGRKCVYALHPDGGKMLSGAVGEMTPTDVEELLHQATDKNIPTEVQYHQPVYSVPYTGGSRPSTPKTPNKTLQQTPTPSPSPLQSTISFRNEAQICREENQKSQDLEGWKTLSKTPSPNFIQQDSMSKLQRPGEEAKLPYSCIPGQSNSDSHQISPPPSKTPQGLTNSRIDVNNPSPAALVSVKARSEGMPAPIQPHYRDVDGCSPSLASRESKVDPDALIGSSGNFNPHLPFSAKNIASLNLTNTLPEGLKSEPVTMIFMGYENAEDEEEEDIQAELVIIGNSDDNDDNDDHDDDDYEAQYIKNESDEECLSYHPEGYKSKVFQPKIGIAKVTGCRDIIDDTYTKWDDLGLHKPTFIHKPGKHSPYLQGQGLDESANKGSINMEKMKLCSTGR